A genomic window from Anolis carolinensis isolate JA03-04 unplaced genomic scaffold, rAnoCar3.1.pri scaffold_13, whole genome shotgun sequence includes:
- the socs1 gene encoding suppressor of cytokine signaling 1, producing MVAHGGLTPEHGISSPPPPFAAHAAPRPATPRDPRFQTFRSQEDFGAIARTCALLEECGFYWGPLPVSAAHERLRAEPVGTFLLRDSRQSNCFFAVSVRMAAGPTSVRVLFRGGRFSLDGGKEEGFECLFRLLEHYVASPRKVLSRPLRKERVRPLQELCRRSIVAAAGKEGLAQLPLNPVLKDYLAAFPFKL from the coding sequence ATGGTGGCACATGGTGGCCTGACGCCGGAGCATGGGATCTCCTCGCCTCCGCCGCCCTTTGCGGCCCATGCGGCCCCCCGCCCGGCGACCCCCCGGGACCCCCGCTTCCAGACCTTCCGCTCGCAGGAGGACTTTGGGGCCATCGCCCGCACTTGCGCCTTGCTGGAGGAGTGTGGCTTCTACTGGGGCCCGCTCCCGGTGTCGGCGGCACACGAGCGGCTCCGGGCCGAGCCGGTGGGCACCTTCCTGCTGCGGGACAGCCGCCAGAGCAACTGCTTCTTCGCCGTCAGTGTCCGCATGGCCGCTGGCCCCACCAGTGTACGAGTGCTCTTTCGAGGCGGCCGCTTCAGCCTGGACGGCGGCAAGGAGGAGGGCTTTGAGTGCCTCTTCCGGCTGCTGGAACACTACGTGGCCTCGCCGCGGAAAGTGCTGTCGCGGCCCCTGCGCAAGGAGAGGGTGCGTCCCTTGCAGGAACTCTGTCGCCGCAGCATCGTGGCCGCTGCTGGGAAGGAGGGCCTCGCACAACTGCCCCTCAACCCGGTCCTGAAGGACTACCTGGCCGCCTTCCCTTTCAAGCTATGA